From the genome of Monomorium pharaonis isolate MP-MQ-018 chromosome 2, ASM1337386v2, whole genome shotgun sequence, one region includes:
- the LOC105832677 gene encoding probable phosphorylase b kinase regulatory subunit alpha isoform X3 codes for MRSRSNSGVRLDYYQRIVHKIIMNHQNPVTGLFPASADNDHAWIRDNVYCILAVWGLSMAYKKIADADEDRAKTYELEQSCVKLMRGLLMAMMQQREKVEKFKVTQNPHDALHAKYSSTNGQMVVGDTEWGHLQIDAISLYLLILAQMTASGLQIVFNLDEVAFIQNLIFYIESAYCTPDYGIWERGDKTNHGLPELNASSIGMAKAAMEAMNELDLFGARGGPTSVIHVLADEAQKCQAVLQSMLPRESNSKELDSGLLSIISFPAFAVDEPNLILETRETVIKKLQGRYGCKRFLRDGYKTPKEDVNRLYYEPWELRMFENIECEWPLFFCYLILDYCFQGNKEAVETCTKQLEEVMIKGEDGMKLVPELYSVAPEDVSAEYAEPGSQKRIALGRCPFKWAQSLYILGKLLQEGFLAVGELDPLNRRLCSEKKPDVVVQVVILAEDAEIREKIAQHDIHVQTIAEVAPIEVQPAKVLSHLYTYLGRNKKLGLSGRKSRDVGILSTSKLYSLQDKIFAFTPQLTDMTRFYIASDYELMIDIFKGEINFLKSSWQNMLGRPLVVMPLKNIHLDQGKIPLAMITTLKKLKSGYINGTRVTLGNLNEFLSTSCITNLSFLGSSEDGRPDKLNPQIQQYLEEHLVRSFPHRTGLLNKHVQGIRTGKNLRRRMSVKGAIKKTRSIAVELTDTTLSLNATQPVTMERTPSPTDELLPWKNSPKTKHRTIAETQYAETEVEELLSMLRETESLEEQGDILQYIVDSKGLYFDTGVVEEGHPVLVKDLLKSLYEKACQQKMWGIVRHSAGMLGKRVEDLAKAVTDLLVRQKQVTVGMPPSNEHTIVAPLPENELRALIHQAYGDDESTAMLTQELLVYLAMFIRTEPQLFLEMLRLRIGLIIQVMATELSRTLICTGEEASEHLLNLSPFEMKTLLHHIMSGKEFAISSVGRGNFSVISCKSSRISKKSQIGGLLTSDQNTDNAEAEADRQGQWLRRRRLDGALNRVPRDFYPRVWQVLEKCHGIAIEGRVLPQNLTQEMTSGELKFALAVETVLNTIPQPEYRQLIVEALMVLTLVTEYNVVPSLGGLIEVEQLVHKANAIFLEDQMTINGDATLCCAKPKEQREMTAMGTLLCGGAAYICQHFYDTAPSGSYGTMTYIARAVAMTLDCLPKDGDLECSIS; via the exons ATGCGTAGTAGGAGCAACTCTGGCGTCCGTTTGGACTATTACCAACGGATTGTTCACAAAATAATCATGAACCACCAGAATCCAGTTACAGGACTTTTCCCTGCAAGTGCTGACAATGACCATGCCTGGATACGAGATAACGTGTACTGCATACTTGCTGTGTGGGGTCTGTCAATGGCTTATAAAAAGATAGCAGATGCCGATGAAGATAGAGCGAAAACTTATGAACTTGAGCAGAGCTGTGTGAAGCTAATGAGAGGTCTTCTAATGGCAATGATGCAGCAGAGGGAAAAAgtggaaaaatttaaagtcaCTCAAAATCCGCATGATGCCTTGCATGCAAAGTACAGCTCTACCAATGGTCAAATGGTGGTTGGAGATACCGAATGGGGACATCTTCAAATCGATGCAatctctttatatttattaattttagcaCAAATGACAGCCTCTGGCTTGcagattgtttttaatttggaCGAG GTGGCTTTTATTCAaaacttgatattttatatcgaaTCCGCTTATTGCACCCCAGACTATGGAATTTGGGAAAGAGGAGATAAAACAAATCATGGTTTGCCAGAATTAAATGCAAGTAGTATTGGAATGGCCAAAGCCGCAATGGAAGCAATGAATGAATTGGATCTGTTTGGTGCGAGAGGTGGACCTACGTCAGTTATTCATGTTCTGGCCGACGAGGCACAGAAATGTCAAGCGGTGCTGCAATCCATGCTGCCCAGAGAGTCAAACTCTAAAGAGTTAGACAGTGGTTTATTGTCAATTATAAGTTTTCCCGCGTTTGCTGTAGATGAACCTAACTTGATTCTTGAGACACGCGAAACTGTTATCAAGAAATTACAAGGACGTTATGgttgtaaaagatttttaagagATGGATATAAAACGCCGAAGGAGGATGTGAATAg GTTGTATTATGAACCATGGGAACTTCGTATGTTTGAGAATATCGAATGTGAGTGGCCATTGTTCTTTTGTTACTTAATATTGGATTACTGCTTCCAAGGTAATAAAGAAGCAGTGGAGACATGCACCAAACAGTTAGAGGAAGTAATGATCAAAGGAGAAGATGGTATGAAATTAGTGCCTGAATTGTACTCTGTTGCACCTGAAGATGTATCAGCGGAGTATGCTGAACCTGGTAGCCAAAAGCGAATAGCTTTAGGCAGATGTCCATTTAAATGGGCGCaatctctttatattttaggAAAATTGCTGCAAGAG gGATTTCTTGCAGTTGGTGAGTTAGATCCCTTAAATAGACGATTATGTAGCGAGAAAAAGCCGGATGTTGTAGTACAAGTAGTTATCTTGGCAGAAGACGCAGaaattagagaaaaaattGCACAGCACGATATTCATGTACAAACAATTGCAGAGGTTGCACCGATTGAAGTACAGCCTGCAAAAGTTCTCAGTCATTTGTACACATATTTAG GACGCAACAAGAAGTTGGGATTATCTGGGCGTAAGTCAAGGGACGTAGGAATTCTTAGCACCAGTAAACTGTATTCCTTACAAGATAAGATATTCGCGTTCACACCACAG TTGACAGATATGACCCGCTTCTACATCGCATCGGACTATGAGCTCATGATTGACATATTCAAAggtgaaattaatttcttgaaGTCTAGTTGGCAGAATATGTTGGGCCGGCCTCTCGTGGTCATGCCCCTCAAGAATATTCATCTAG accAAGGTAAAATACCATTAGCTATGATAACCACCTTGAAGAAACTTAAAAGTGGCTATATCAACGGTACTAGAGTAACATTGGGAAATTTGAACGAATTCTTGAGTACATCGTGTATTACGAATCTTAGTTTCTTGGGAAGTTCCGAAGATGGCCGACCTGATAAATTAAATCCTCAG atTCAACAATATTTGGAGGAACACTTAGTGCGATCATTCCCTCATCGTACAGGACTTCTCAACAAGCATGTACAGGGAATACGTACGGGCAAAAATCTACGGCGCAGAATGTCCGTGAAAGGCGCGATAAAAAAGACACGATCCATAGCTGTCGAAC TGACGGATACTACCTTGTCTCTCAACGCCACTCAGCCAGTGACGATGGAACGCACACCATCACCAACAGATGAGCTGTTACCATGGAAAAATTCTCCCAAAACTAAACATAGAACAATAGCAGAGACTCAGTATGCTGAGACTGAAGTGGAGGAATTACTGTCTATGCTACGCGAAACGGAAAGCCTTGAAGAGCAAGGGGATATTTTGCAGTATATT GTGGACTCAAAAGGACTATATTTTGACACGGGCGTAGTGGAAGAGGGACATCCCGTTTTAGTGAAGGATTTGTTAAAGAGTCTTTACGAAAAGGCCTGTCAACAGAAAATGTGGGGTATTGTACGACATAGTGCGGGTATGTTGGGTAAAAGGGTGGAGGATTTAGCAAAAGCAGTTACTGATCTATTAGTACGACAAAAGCAAGTTACTGTTGGTATGCCACCGAGTAACGAGCACACAATAGTCGCGCCTTTACCAGAGAACGAACTACGAGCGCTGATCCATCAAGCGTACGGTGACGACGAGTCGACTGCTATGTTGACACAGGAATTACTCGTTTATTTAGCGATGTTTATTAGAACGGAACCGCAACTATTTCTCGAGATGTTGAGACTACGCATCGGTTTGATCATACAAGTTATGGCGACAGAACTGTCACGAACATTAATATGCACCGGTGAAGAAGCTTCTGAACACCTGTTAAATCTATCCCCTTTCGAGATGAAAACTTTATTGCATCATATTATGAGCGGAAAAGAATTTGCTATTAGTAGTG TTGGCCGTGGTAACTTTTCCGTCATTAGTTGCAAGTCAAGTAGAATCAGCAAG aaatctCAAATCGGTGGTTTATTAACCTCTGATCAGAATACTGATAATGCTGAGGCAGAAGCAGATCGACAAGGTCAATGGTTGCGAAGGCGGCGATTAGATGGTGCATTGAACAGGGTACCGAGAGATTTCTACCCGCGTGTTTGGCAAGTACTCGAAAAA tGTCATGGTATAGCAATTGAAGGAAGAGTACTGCCTCAAAATCTTACACAGGAAATGACATCTGGtgaattgaaatttgcatTGGCTGTAGAAACTGTATTGAACACTATACCACAGCCAGAATATCGTCAACTCATCGTCGAGGCTTTAATGGTATTAACATTAGTGACTGAATACAATGTTGTGCCATCTTTAGGTGGTCTGATTGAGGTTGAACAGTTAGTACATAAGGCAAACGCTATTTTCTTGGAAGATCag